A segment of the Anaeromicrobium sediminis genome:
CCCAAACCCAAATTTCCCGTTACAGAGGCTACACTAAATAGATAACCTACGATTCTTTCAAATCCATTTTCACTTAAATTTATATTAGGCACATTATACCTTCCATAAGTAAATACATATGATGTGATTACAACGGCTATAAATATGGTAATAATTGTTGATATTGTTTGTAATAGTGCTTCTCTTCTTGGAGAATTCTCTGCGTCAGAACTTGCTAATGCACTAGTTCCTAAAGAAGTTTCACTTATTTGAATAATTCTTTGAAACCCTATAATAAGGCCTATTGGTATTCCAACAAAAGCTGATTTTAAATTCATAAAGTCTTCCCAAATCAAAGATATATACTGGGGAATAAACTCTATGGTTAAAAGGACAAAAGATATAAAAAACACAGAATAAAATAAAATTATTAAAGATACCATAGAGCCTAATGCATTTATAAAAATCTTATAATTTTTTGTTATGACTATTATGGTTACTGCTAAGATAAGAGGTATTATTATATAAAATAACAACCCACTTTGAGTAAATTCATAGTTAAAATTCTGTCTAAAAAATATCTTCACAACACTCTGAATTCCCGTTAATTGAAAACCTACAAAACCAAATGAATATAATGTTACTAAAGAAATCATATATACAAATCCTGCTTTTTTGTTTATGTTATAATCAATGAAATCTCTAGGAGTTTTCATAGTTATTTGACAAAACAGTACTTCTGAATAGGTTATGGGAACTAAAAAAAACATACCTATAATAACCCATAAAACTATACTTTCTCCCCTCATACCACTATTGGATATTTTCCACATGGCTGTTAAGACTCCAATAATAGCACCTGTTCCAACTTTAGATGATAGTGATATGGAAAGAGAACTTTTTATTTTTGAAAATTTCCATTTGGTTTTATCCCTTTTACTCACACTATTAAGAAGAGTTACTGTTCTATATGTTATAACCCCTCCCACCATAATTAGAAGTGGTAAAAACAAATTCCATAAATAATTATTGAGTAAGTTAATTATTCCGCCTACTATTTCAATTATAAAATCAGCTCCTATCTGTTTTTTCAATTTATGATTTGTTAATTTTATCTCAATCTAATTATCTTATACTTTTCACCTTTTTCATAATAAATAAGCTTTATGCACTATAATAGATTGTTATATTGAATGGGATTATTGAAAGATAAGTTTATATACTATGTAAAATAAGGATTGGTAATGCATATAAAACCTATTTATTTTCACAAACTATAGTGATAGAATAAACTTATAATTATTTTTACTATTTTGAGGATGTGGCAATGTGAATCTTGAATATCTGAAATCATTTTATATGACGGTGAAATGCAATAGTATATCCAAAGCAGCTAAAGCTCTCCATCTTACTCAACCAGGTTTAAGCATGCAACTTCGCAATTTGGAAAAGGAGCTGGGTGCAGATCTTTTGATACGAAGTAATAAAGGAGTTAAATTAACAGAAGAAGGTACAGTAGTGTTTGATTATGCACATACATTACTTTCAATTCAAGGGAATATAGAAAGAGACCTGAAAAATCTCCAGGAAGATACACCTAAATTAATTATAGGTTCTTGCAAAAGTGTAGGAGAGTATGCGCTTCCTTGTAGCATATATACATTCAAGCAACTTCACAAAGAAGTGGATATTCATATGGAAGTGGACAACACTGCTACAGTTATTGAAAAACTGCGTAAGCATACTATTAATATCGGACTAATTCAATACGATCCGAAAGCTGATGATATTCTTACCCAAACCATTATTTCTGATCAACTACATTTAGTAGGAAATTGTTGTGATTCTCCAAAAGAAATTTCAATTGAAGATCTAAAAGAAATTCCTTTGATTTTACGTGAAAAAGATTCTGGAACAAGATACTTAATTGAAAAAGCATTACAAGAAAAGGGAATTAGTATTAAAGATTTAAATGTAGTTTATGATTTAAATTCTCCAGAAGCTATTAAATCTTCTATTCTTTCTGGAAAAGGGTTCTCTTTTTTACCTAAATTATCTATAGAGCAGGAGTTAAAGAAGGGATTGGTTCAACCAATTAAAGTTGATGATCTAGAAATTTCTTTTAATTATTATATAGCCTCTAGAGAAAAATACAATTTTACAGACTACGAAAAAATGTTTGTAGATTTCGTTATTTCCAGCAAAAGAGGATTCTGTTAAACAAAAAACAGGGCATAGGCCCTGTTTATCACATTAAAAATCTAATTACTATCTTACACCCTACCCATGCTCCTAATATGGCAAATAGTCCAAAGACATACGCATGTAGAGAAAATGATGGTATTCCACTAAAAAAGGCACCAATATTGCACCCAATGGCAAGTCTTGTTCCGTAGCCCATCATAATCCCACCTAGGAGGGCAAATATAAACTGCTTTTTACTTTTTATTCTTTTCCATTTAAATTGAGATGCTAGCAAAGTTGCTACTAAAGATCCTACAATTACACCTATATTCAAAATGGTATATTTATTAATAAAGACATTTTTATTTATCATTACAGACTTATAATAGTATTGAAAATAACTAAAATATTCCCAATTGAGAGGTTCTAATCCAAACCATTGTAAAATACCCACTCCCCATAGTAAAAAACCACTGGTTATTTGCCAGCTAATACCATTTACAGCTAGTAGAATCACATTCAATAACCCTAGTAAAATTCCTCCTACCCAATAGGGCCATGGCTTTTGTAACCATTTTACAATAGGAGCTATTATATTACTTTCATGTTTTGCTCCTGGTTTTTCAATATATATTTTCCACTCTCCATCCTTTACTTCAACCACATTTACAGGATATTCATTTTTTTGTCCCCATTCTTGAACATTAATCCCCACACAACTATGATCGGAATGTAGCACCACAATATCTCCAGGATCCATTGTTTTTAATTCCTTCATTGCTTTAAGTATGGGAATTGGACATAATTCACTTAAACAGTCTACTTCTCTTACCGCCATGTACTTCCCTCCATCATATACCCTTCCAATACTTCTCTT
Coding sequences within it:
- a CDS encoding YeeE/YedE thiosulfate transporter family protein — encoded protein: MAVREVDCLSELCPIPILKAMKELKTMDPGDIVVLHSDHSCVGINVQEWGQKNEYPVNVVEVKDGEWKIYIEKPGAKHESNIIAPIVKWLQKPWPYWVGGILLGLLNVILLAVNGISWQITSGFLLWGVGILQWFGLEPLNWEYFSYFQYYYKSVMINKNVFINKYTILNIGVIVGSLVATLLASQFKWKRIKSKKQFIFALLGGIMMGYGTRLAIGCNIGAFFSGIPSFSLHAYVFGLFAILGAWVGCKIVIRFLM
- a CDS encoding alanine:cation symporter family protein, with the protein product MKKQIGADFIIEIVGGIINLLNNYLWNLFLPLLIMVGGVITYRTVTLLNSVSKRDKTKWKFSKIKSSLSISLSSKVGTGAIIGVLTAMWKISNSGMRGESIVLWVIIGMFFLVPITYSEVLFCQITMKTPRDFIDYNINKKAGFVYMISLVTLYSFGFVGFQLTGIQSVVKIFFRQNFNYEFTQSGLLFYIIIPLILAVTIIVITKNYKIFINALGSMVSLIILFYSVFFISFVLLTIEFIPQYISLIWEDFMNLKSAFVGIPIGLIIGFQRIIQISETSLGTSALASSDAENSPRREALLQTISTIITIFIAVVITSYVFTYGRYNVPNINLSENGFERIVGYLFSVASVTGNLGLGIVIIFFILSGLTTVLGSFHFLNRTMHIGENEKIIFYISLITLSGVLSISNFDIIFDAADLLMFIVGSINLMAMFIFVIKNINKFKRREWRNTNG
- a CDS encoding LysR family transcriptional regulator gives rise to the protein MNLEYLKSFYMTVKCNSISKAAKALHLTQPGLSMQLRNLEKELGADLLIRSNKGVKLTEEGTVVFDYAHTLLSIQGNIERDLKNLQEDTPKLIIGSCKSVGEYALPCSIYTFKQLHKEVDIHMEVDNTATVIEKLRKHTINIGLIQYDPKADDILTQTIISDQLHLVGNCCDSPKEISIEDLKEIPLILREKDSGTRYLIEKALQEKGISIKDLNVVYDLNSPEAIKSSILSGKGFSFLPKLSIEQELKKGLVQPIKVDDLEISFNYYIASREKYNFTDYEKMFVDFVISSKRGFC